The nucleotide sequence CATTAGATAATATGAATGTCATTTTGGTAAGATAGCTAATTCAAATATCCAATATTTTTGAATCAGGTAACCAGATCATCTTAATTTAGACGTGACTCGTGACTCAGAATTACAATTATATCTGACAAATAGCCACATTACACCACACCGCAGTGCAAGATGTTAAAAGACTAAGTCAACACACCTTGTTAGTATTTGCACAAAGGAGAGATGGTAACCACCGACTTTCTCTTGTATCAGTCAGCAGGAAAACTACATTGTGAGAATCAATTAAATCATCTAGTCGTCTACAATCATCAAGCACACTCTGCTCTTCTTGACTCGGAACAGGATGTCCAGGCATTGGTATAGCCATGATGACACCCTCTGCTTCCTGGTAAAAGAACAAAGAGATGGACAGGCAGTATAAGAAAATCAACAAATTATCGGTTTAATCCATGTATTTTAGAGGACAGAGATGAAATTAATTACCACAGCTGGAAAGATTCTCTTGAGACTATTAACTGCTGCTGTTGCTTTATATTCACCGCCATTTAGGCAGTCATCTAACGTATACAAGGATTGCCTCAGAGGATTAGACATAGCGACCCTGCCATTGTCAACCAACGTAATGTTCCGGACACCCCAAGCCTGTAAAACATGTACCCTTCAGTCACCAAATAGATGCTTAGAAAGAACCAGAATTTATTTGGACTTTGGAGTTTGGAGCACTCACCATAAGCATGCGAGCAACCTGGCATCCAAGTGTACCAGCTCCAAGGAGGAGACACTTGAGAGAAGACAAGCTATTTAAGTTCAGAGAAGGCAAAGCACGCCACCTCATTAGTTTCAAGTTCAAATCTGCAGCAGATATGGCCAACCTGTAAAAATTATCAAAAGACACTAAGATAACAATGGACTAGTAATGTTATCGACTATAGAGTGCCAATAGAGACAACATACCTAGTTGGATCCATAGATTTAGCAAGGCTTATTATCCTGGGTACTTTTCTCCCTTTGTTAAGTTCCCACCCGACTGCATTTAGTACATGACCATGATTTCTCCATcctaaaaacatataaaaatcCGAGTTAGAGTACCTACAGATGCAAGCATATTCAAATTGTAGAAGAGAAACTAAAGCAAAACCCAACTGTTACCCAATTTCTGCAGCACTACCTGGCGGAATTGTAATCATGGCTTCCCCAACAAGGGACAATCCCAGATCTGCAAAACCACGACTCTCTCTATAGCATAAAAAGTGAACAGACTTTAGATCCCATCTCGAGCCAACAAGTGCAAGGAGGTTGCGAAGAGGCCAACCGGGATGGTTTGGAAGATGACATGGATCATAAAAACCAAATAGTAACTGCAATGGCACACAAAGTAACTATGAGAAAGTTGAACCAGAAATACTACAATCTAAAAAATTATTCCCGTTTTCTGACACCTAAATggttcaaaatcaaaagttatGCGAACAGACCTTGTGACCATCATCAGCACTTTGGGAAGTTTCCCAATCCTTTAGATGCTTAATAGTAGCGTGTGAATTTGAATCAATATGAACCAGGAAGAATGGCACATCTGAATCAGACAAAATAGGTTAGAAGGAACATTCAAGCTTTACATCCGAGCATATGTACACATAGGAAGAAGATTTAGCAGACAATCGACAAAATAGCAAAtgagacatatatatatatacctgcTGTTAGGTATGAGTTACGCCACTCGTTAAACGCTGCTGAAACAGATTCTGCCTAAAGATATAACAATGGTGTTAGAGTTGATAAAAGTAACATCTAAATACCTTTCTACTGTGCATCGAATAAAAAACACAACCGACATACCTCCTCCGAGCTAAAACATTGGGAAGCTGGCCTCAAATTAACCAAGGTTGCTGGAGGTTCAAGCACCAAAGCAGGGAATGCAAACCAGTAATGAAAGCTCCATTTTTTCAGGTCTGCAAAAGAGATGAGGAGGAATCTCGAAAGCACTGAACTATCCTCCAATGCTTTTCCACTACGAACATCCTCCCAAATCTGATTACGAACAAGAAGCAGACGTGTTAAGCAACATTTAAATTCATTGTCATCCAACCCTATCAATCCGCCTACATGATATTTCAACCGAAAACAATATATTTTACTGTCACTCACAAAAGTACAACATTCTAGATACGTTCAATACCTTTTGTGCTTCTGCCTTAAGCAAGCCCTGTTTATCAAGTGCATGAAACCCTTCAACCGTATTGGTGTTGTAAATGATTCCAGGAACGGAGCATCTGTTCCTATTGCCTCGACTTACTGCCTGTACCGATGATTCCTCACTTGAATCCGAAGGCAAAGACTCGGCCATTAGAGTTAAATGATTAGACACTTGAGAATGTGAGCACGGTGCGTAGAAACCTGCAACAGTGTCAGTCCATATCTCAGATTACACGAAAGCGCTGTATTTAAATCACACATAAATTCACATTCTAATCATAGAATTTAACAACATCGTATAACGCTAGCATTCATCACAATTCACAAAAATCAAACCTTTGTTGTCCTAATTAATCAAAATTCGAAACCCAATTTACAACTCTGGCTGCTTTTTCCTCCTCCAAATTTTCTCAGCAAAATACGAAAAATAACAATTCCACATCCAAAACAAAGTCAacaattcaactttttttcctCATAATCCACAACTAAAACAATTCTTCAACAAAAGCACAAGAATTTCCAAAACCCACAATCCAAAAACCAGAAattctctatttttttatttcccagaaattgcaCAATTAATTActgaaattaaacaaaaaaaaaaaaaggaaaaaaaaagaacgaaCCGGTGATGGGAACAGGCGAGTCGTCGACGCCGAACTTGTTGAGCTTCAAGGAACAAAGTCTGTGCCAGAAACCCTCGTCGACGGAGCTCTGAAACGGTGCGAATTGGAGTATGGATTTACCACTGCCTCCCTCCATGATTTTTCTGCTGCGATTAGCTGCAACTTGCAAGCTTGCCCTCTTCTTCTTattgttctttattttttaacttGTTCCGTTTAGGGGGGGTAAGATTTCGTAAATTGAAGCGTAAAAAAGGGTAAAAGTATTAAAAAATGTTTGTCAGAGAGAGTGAAGAGTTCAAGTTCGAAgataacaagaagaagaagataccTCGTTGCGGCTGGAGTGTGACAGGCCGATTGTTTTCTCTACGGTTTGATTTCCCTCCTTTTCTCATACTGGCCAATGAAAAATCGCCAAATCAGCAAATGGTGGACCCTCTGACGGACAAGGCAataagtattttattttgttacttttagttttgcaaAATTATCTAAAATTACATTTATCAAAGgagaataaaaatatttttttgtcttCTATCACAATAAAAATGTTAAGAACAACAACGTAATTTTACAGGacaaaattttactattttttaaacCCCAACTACATGTGATTTTATCATctctaattttaaaaaatatatatatatctccctctctcctctctccacgttctctctctcacccttttcccctctccttcaattttaacAACAAAAGTACAATGGTGCACgtaattataaatttaaaaatgtggGTTCATTTtggggtgtgttatccacataccccaaattacttctcacacacccttgttaatttatatccgttgatcttcttcaattcatccgatccgacggtcgaaaattagaagggtgtgtgagaagtaaaatggggtacgtggatatcacaccccttcattttatacaaaaaatgggaaagtggatatcacaccccttcattttatacaaaaaatgggaaagttttatattaaaaaaatgagtacattttataTAGAAAACAATGTGTACATTTTATATAAACAACAATGGATAGattttagattaaaataaataaatagatttatatTAAAATGggaaatttcacatataacaagtGGTACATTTTTAAAGAtacatgggtacattataaataaattatgggtacaaataaaatgggaaaaaattatgagtactaataaaaaatttaaaaatatgggaacaaaaaaattaatacatgggtacaaattaaaactgtaaagaaaattggtacaaattaaaaaaagggtcgcaaattaaaaatgggtacaaactaaaaatagaaatatataatacaaagtttagccataaatataaatataacaaatgtaacgtttctaacactaaatgaatatattactACATTAATATATTTAGTAATAAattttagggtaaaagactgcttactaccctcatgtttcgtggttttcaacatttagtacatcaagtttttttcatctcagattcatacttaaaagtgtaaattttgggacagtttcatacatccgttaatcaaactgttaaatctccCGTTAACTATGACGTGGCGCCATGTGGACACTGACTGGGCTTCatgtgtcatccacgtttttttttctttttttccttcttctttcttcttcttcctccgactgcaacttttctttctttttttcttcctccttctccttcttccttcctccttcttccttcctcttcttcccctccttccttcttcttccttcaccttctccttcttcttcttcttccttcgaatctggggaagtttttttttcttcttcctccttcttccttctccttcctccttcttccttcctcttcttcttcttcctccgaatctgcccagattcagtttttttttttttttcttttttcttcttttttcttcttcctccttcttcctccttcttcctcattcttcttcctccgactgcaactttttttttccttcctccttcttctccttcttccttcctccttcttcattCCCCTTCtttcccttcttccttcttccttcttcttcaccttcctcaaaaaaaaaaataccttcatcttccccagattcgaaggaagaagaagaagaagaagaagaaggaagaaggggaaggaagaaggagaatggggaagaaaaaaaaaagttgcagtcgaaggaagaagacgaagaaggaagaagaaggaagaagaaggagaaagaaggaggaagaagaagaaagaagaagaaaaaaaaaaaccttccctagattcggaggaagaaaaagaagaaggagaaggagaaggaagaagaaggaaaaaggggaaggaagaaggaggaaggaagaaggagaaggaggaagaaaaaaaaaagttgcagtcggaagaagaagaagaaagaagaagggaaaaaaacgtggatgacacgtggtaCCTAGTCAGTGTCCACATGGGCgtcacgtcacagttaacgggagacttaacagtttgactaacggatgtatgagactgtcccaaaatttacactttaggtatgaatctgagacgaaaaaaacttgatgtactaaatgttgaaaaccacgaaacatgagggtagtaaacaatcttttaccctataatttaattatcttgacatgtaaataatttattattgaaataatgacATTCATTAAAAcctaaggaccttgatcaaaagcTGAAAttgaataaggttttaatcaaggaaactttaacgaaaagctccagtaccattcactttaacgaaaaaccacatttttacattaaaaaatcaatcctggtactattcactttaccctttattttgtccttatcattaaaactcaaagttttcaagtcattttcattagttttcattttaatcaatggaataGGATTAAATAAgaatgagaacctaatttctcccttaattaataatcaagggtaaaaaaatatatatgttgagTCTAATTTGTGTTTGGTAACTCAAGCAACCCAAAACTTTTATCTTTTCCATCTCAATTGTTTACATCACGATTTTTCTCAATAATATTCTTCATTTCTTCTCTTCAATAAATCAAATTTTTGTTTATCTTCTATTAGattatttgattgtttttgttttttggaaaaCTCTTTGATTGTTAAGTGAAGATTGAGAAGTTACAagattatgaaaaaaatattaagataaatattataatatcaCATTCATCAACCTACCCATTTTAGTCATTTTGACACAATCATAACACTTTCACATAAAACTTTACTAAACATTCATACACTGATTTTATTCTTAAAAggctaaaaacacttttacaactaaagtttaccaaatacttaAGTACCTTACACACATAAAAATATCAAACTAGCCATTACAATTTAAATTACAATCCAAGCAGCTTTGTCTTCCCTCGATATCACAAATAATTGATATATCCACGCATCCATGTCTGAAAATATAAAtagagatttttgttttttaattttttttttaacaaactccATATTTGAAATTACAATATGCGcacatcttcatcttcattatCGCCGGCAAGTGGCAACGCACACAAATATTGCTCTCACGAGGATGAGCTCGAGGTATCGATTTTATCGAAGTAAGAGAGCCTTCGCCTTTTGCTCGGCAGCGTTGTTCTCGGGGAGTATTCTGGTGAGGGCGAAGCCTTATCGAGGACGGAACTCAGGACCTGGTGAACCGAACTTGCAAGAAGTTCGTATGCTTCAGTATTGGCATCGTTGCTGTCCTTTTTGAAGCTGGTGAGAACGAATACATTTTTCACTCGGTTTCCCAAAGTCGCTATTTCCGCCTTCACCATTTTTAAGTGCAGGGAGTCGAGGGCTTCTCTTAGGTCAGAGAGATGCTCAGACCGGTATTCACAGCAGACGGATGCCTTCACAGATATGGTTCCATCCCCTGCCCCAATGACATAGGGTTCAACTTTCACTTCATCGTCATCAACTGGGATGAGAAACCCCTTACTGGATTCTAGAGCATCCTTCTTCAGTTCCTTCACTTGGCTGATAACTGCAGCAAGTAACGCGGCTTTGTCCATCTGTAACGAACAATTAGGTCAAGGTTAAGACAAATTTGTTGCCATCGAATcttttttcatgtttttaaaCACCGAAATTTATTGTTACTTTTCATACAAGCAACTAGAGCTATGTTGCAGTACTGGTCAACAGCATAAACTGCATAACTATCCGAAAGAAAATATAAGCAGTGATCAAAATACATGGACACATACATACACAAGAAATTAGATACGCAGATGTATCCATGCATATATAATAGTACAATACAAATATAAGGGTCCATTCGTAACCATTGGCGGTCATTTTATGCAAGTAAGACGCCTTCTTTGTCAACTGGAGAAACCCACTTAACTACTTAATCTTGACAAAGACATGAACAGACACCTAGCTAGCGATTCGAATACAACTTTCCACTTACTTCCAAGCTCGCTTAGGTAGActcaatatataattaattactaattataGTAGCATCAGCAAAACCATGTTTATAAGTTATCATAGCATAGACTATGTCCAGAAACTACAGAGCTAGTCTTCCGACTGTTTCAGCCAAGAAGGCGTGGTCGACGACAAAagcaattaaaaatatttatttaattaatacgtatactctcttcagcttcaaattaaaaaaaagttagtGGTTACCGCCCCAGACATTTGTTTCTTGCTTACCGCGCGCCCCTAATTTGATATAACTAAGATTAATTAATTTGCATAATTAAACAGTTGAGCAAGATACATCTAAGGCCATAAAATATAAATCCAGATGCAGACCTTGTGATGCAATCTACTACACAGCAGCCACTCTACCCCAATCATCCAATCAGAATCATCATTATTTCCCGAAACACATAGAATCGTCTGCTATCGACTGTAACAGTTGACAGCAAAGCATCCCATATATATACTTAGTGTTAAACAACCACAGGATTAGAAAATTATTAAGCAAGATGAGGTTCGCATGAAACAATATCCAGCctatttaattataattttattatagACGCCTTTGACTTCGtagattataaaatatataaagtcTAAAGGTTCTCTGCCGACAACAagaatttctaatttttcttcCATCATAATGCATAGTGTGCTGTACCTAACAGGTGGAAGATTCATTGCATATGAAAATAGTAACCATGGCTGCTGTTATGCTTAgattcttaatttaatttaaaatgcaAAACGTAACCTAGATAGCGACTGCAGATCCAATTTACAGATagttcttgaagttcttagCATGGAAGACGTTATGGATTTTacttttcaaattttataaCGTATCTTTGAGTTGACTTTGTAAATTCTACATACAAAGTTGACTCTACAAGGGCGCAAATAATGTAACAAAAAGCTTTGTTAATTTGAATGATGTGCACGAACGAGCAAATGAACTTCTCTTTACATGATCTCATAACTTGATAATAATCATGTATGACATCAGAAGGACTATTTCATACCGATCGCCTTTTGCTTCTTATGAACCAAAAATACATTGTATCCATGATACATAAAAGTATATTAGTATACAGAAAATTTTATTCAAGTTCAGAATCAATGTATTTGATAAATCTTCAACGGAAACTCTTAACATTCGAAAATTTTGCTTAAAAATGTTTGATGTTTGGCATAAAATTAGACTATAAAAAGCTAAAAACTATCAGCTCTTCCCGGTAAGCCTGTTCCATTTAATTTGCTACATATTCTGATAAACCCCTTTCTGCCAAGCTACGTAAAGAAAACTCAACGTAACAGTTTCTTCAATTTTGcgcaaacaaaatcaaaatctttGCTCAAGTCTTTTCGAAGGTAATCATAAATTGAGATGttcaattctatttttgttTACTACCTATTTATCATCCTAAAAGTTCAAAGGAACCTAAACTTCAGATCATAAATTACCACTTCCCAATCAACAAGAAAACGTTGTGTAACTATTGGATAAAGAATCGAAAACTCAGTAAGATACAAATATCAACTAACTAACAACcagtaaaaaaattaacaagctATGAACACAATCCAACAAATCCATGTATTActaattaaaattaactaacaTAAATGAAACTGATTAGGACTAACTAATATATAATTTGACAGCAAACTCTGacgaaattgaggttccaccataaaaccaattggcaatataaagAGTAGCCcaaaatcatataagcacatagcaaataTTGTACCTCACAACTATCAacaaactccataaaaattacTTTACCTTTTCAGTGCAGGGCACGAGACCGCGAAGCGTAGACAGATGTGCATtgattctctctctcctcctcctttcGGCCTCACTGTGATTCTTCAAAGCCGCCAAAGCCTTAGCCTCAGACACCCCTTTTTTCCCCACTCTCGCAGGAGCCTTAACGAGCTCGCCTTTCTCACTGTCCAAAACCAGTGAGTGAGGCAGAGCCGCCGCAGCACCGCCCTGCAAAGCCCAGCCGAACCCACTTGCGCCATGCTTAAAAGGGTCGAATAAGCTCGGATTAAATGAAGATTTGGAGTTAAAACCGTAAAAGTCCATCTGGTTctagtttgtttgtttaatttttctaCGCCCTTTGTATTTGCAAAAATCTATGAACCGAAGGTGGAGAAGAGCAGACCGGGAGGGCGAGTTGTTGGGGCGAACCAGAAGGAGAGCTTGGAGAGAGGGAAACTTTGTGAACAGGCTTTGTTGATGAGCAAGGCGTTGATAATGGTGGCTGTGGCGGTGGCAGTGGCAGTTCTTGCAGGTTTTTTCATACCTTCCATCACGCAAAAGACAAGCTTTGGGGGGTTGGAGGCGGCGATCAATGAGAAAACATCCACATTTTCCTCCGCATGGTCATCAAAGTCGAGGATTTCGAATATACAGAGTGAAAATATAGAGAGTATTGGGAAGTGGGGTTGATATAGAAACGTGAAAGGTGAAAGCTTTTTTGTTAGGTTTTCGATGAAGATGGAGAAGGAAAAGGGCAGACAGAGAGTCAAAGGGTTACTGGTTCACGGAGAGCTTTGGAAGAAGGTGTTTTTGGAAGGAGATGAAAGGATGGGAACAAATGGTTTGTGGAGTTTGAGATGGTAAGGTCGCAAAAGTCCCACCCCTATATATAATAACGAATCCATAAGGAAAATATTATCACACTGATAGCAACAGTTTTAGCATATAGTATGAAAAAATGCcaaatttggtttaataaaataattttgttgTCATTTTGTATAGAAATATGATTTGTtgtaatatatgtatatgaCAAAATATATACCTACTTCCAAGTTCTACCTGCAAATCACATGCTGTAAATTAAGACAATTTTCGAATAAATATATTTGTTGAACACGTAGGAGTGAAGTGGCCAAAATCTGAATCGTTTTTTAGTAGTTTTCATGTGAGAAAAactactaatatttttttttatcaacgtGAGAAAGAGGATTGAAATTGGAGCATCTCTTCTTCTAACATTGAGAATTAAATTATGTTAGACTAAATGTTAGTATTCAAACTACTAACAATATATGTTTTATTGCTTTATGTGTTGATACACTGTATCTTAAAAGGGACATTTTTTTAGATTCAgtgtaaaatgataaaaataattaaatgaaattgATAATACTTTGAACATTTGTCAAATTTGCTTAATCTGGTTGGGGTGAAATTGTAGCAATTTCCAGGACAAATACTTCTTATATTCTGGTCGAGAGTGCATGCTAAATACCTTTTTCATGTGGCAAACATTAGGGCTGGGGAAATTTTGCTATAAACTGACGTACCAACCCAACCATACCCTTCGGCTCGTATTGGTAAGGGAGAGTTTTGTCATATTTTCATAATCAGTTAGCACTATAATGTATCGACTATTAATGATATGGTTTTGGTATTGAATTTTGTATACATATAATATACGGTAccaacatatatacatataaatggTACTTCGAATAATTAATTCATGATCAAGGATCCTATAATCAGAACCAAACTTTTgactttctttttgcttttgcaTTGGTTACTGCATTGGATTTAGACAATGATATAATTTAGACTTTTGAGTTTGTGAACTATTAACTATTTGGATTATGTTTGATGACATTGTTGTTGGCTTATTAAGTTATGATTTGATTCCCATTTTAACTTTTAAGTTATGATTAGAATGAATATTGTAACagcttctatttttattttctggttTATTGATCTTCACAGTTGGTGTTTGTGCCATTAACCAACCGAACTAGCCAATAATTTGGGCTAAACTGATTTTTGGCAACCGCGTTGGCCATCGATAACTAATTTTTGATAACAATGTATATGTGACTGGCTGGTAGCAAAATTGGCAAACCAAATCCAGCCCTAGCAAATATCATGACAACCACACTATCTAGCCGTTTAGAGATTTGATACACGTGGGGCTATTTatcttcatcaaagaaaaacACACGTAAAAATTATGCATATTTTAAACAAATAATTGAGAATTAATAGTTtgcaaatgaaaaaataaatgcaAATTTTAATTATTCTAAAAGTTATATTTGCTTGTGTTTCTTTTTTTAGTCAAATAGGTTATGCTTTGTTAAGACATAAAATACAACATCGCATCTGAATTTTGTTTCTCATTATTgtttttgaaaagtttaaaatatTCGAAGTTAGTCAATTCaacaaaatgaaatgaaaattactTATCTTTTCCTTATCTCATATATATAGTCATACTGTCTCATGTAATTCTCAACCCTAATTAGATTAAACTCTCACTCCAACAATAGTAGTTCAATAAGGTTTAATCTTAATGCAATTTACGCGCTAAGAAAAGTGTATTTGTATGAGTGTTAAAGCGAGAGGAAAAGATAGTATAAGTAATAAGTAAACTCATTGATCATTAGTCTTTTTCCAATAAGTAGGTGTACAATGACGGAGCCAGCTAGTGGCAGCCTTGGGTTCAAGCACACCCCAAGGTTTAGGAGATGAATACTTTATGTGTTAGAATAAGTATGTTTCGGAAAATTAAGTCTAATATTGCACATAATGAAAATTTAGCCTATCCCAACACCTAAATTCACTCCATACTACAAGAAAAATAACTTAGTCCACCATTAATATATTCCCAGCTCCACCCTTTGATGAACTCATTTGGCATTTAGTTTGGGATTAGTACAATTTTGAAGGTCGATCGAAACTTTAAAGACAATAATATATAGAAATGATTTGCCTTCTACAACCTTCCCTTCGACATACATGAGATTCCcgccagaaaagaaaaaacaaaactttgctTGAGAAAATGCCAATAATTTATTGGAAAGACTTCATTCTTTAAGAGCATATCGAAGTCTTGCTTTGTCACATTTTGCCAACCAAAGTGGTCCTCACTTTCCACATCAGAATTTTGTCACACAAAAGTGTTTGTCATCTttagtaattaattatttaatatgtGGCATAAAAACATTCATTTCATATTTTTGAGAGACAAAAAAATTACAAGGAACAGccacaaaataaattatttcatATAAGGTTGTGCTATCTACATAACCTTTTTTACTTCACataccctttcttaattttcagccgtcggatcaaatgaattgaaaaagataaatggacaaaaaatttataagagatgtgtgagaagtaaaaagggatgaGTGAATATCACCCCCCCTCTTAATATATTGTTTGGTTCTTGGCCCAAATTCAACTTATCTAAGATACTTCTAAATTAGATACAACTTGtaatatttaaattaattttggatgaatatttaaaatattgagAAATGATAAATTATGTGGAGATAacttcctcattttttttttttttttattaatgagtTTTCTCCTTGTTTGTTTTGAGGTTGGCATACAAGTgatgaatcatattattgttttTCTAGTTGGGTTGTTATGGGTTTGGTGTCACATTCtgacccgggcccccaccacatcccgggctcgactccgtcaTAGtacgatattgttcactttgggccccgaccacgccctcacggttttgtttctgagaactcacgagcaacttcccagtgggtcacccatcatgggattgctctcgcgcgaac is from Malus sylvestris chromosome 5, drMalSylv7.2, whole genome shotgun sequence and encodes:
- the LOC126624478 gene encoding ubiquitin-like modifier-activating enzyme atg7 isoform X1; this translates as MEGGSGKSILQFAPFQSSVDEGFWHRLCSLKLNKFGVDDSPVPITGFYAPCSHSQVSNHLTLMAESLPSDSSEESSVQAVSRGNRNRCSVPGIIYNTNTVEGFHALDKQGLLKAEAQKIWEDVRSGKALEDSSVLSRFLLISFADLKKWSFHYWFAFPALVLEPPATLVNLRPASQCFSSEEAESVSAAFNEWRNSYLTADVPFFLVHIDSNSHATIKHLKDWETSQSADDGHKLLFGFYDPCHLPNHPGWPLRNLLALVGSRWDLKSVHFLCYRESRGFADLGLSLVGEAMITIPPGWRNHGHVLNAVGWELNKGRKVPRIISLAKSMDPTRLAISAADLNLKLMRWRALPSLNLNSLSSLKCLLLGAGTLGCQVARMLMAWGVRNITLVDNGRVAMSNPLRQSLYTLDDCLNGGEYKATAAVNSLKRIFPAVEAEGVIMAIPMPGHPVPSQEEQSVLDDCRRLDDLIDSHNVVFLLTDTRESRWLPSLLCANTNKITITAALGFDSFLVMRHGAGPCSSSHDSKTEAENSLSADMSNLGLTNGNGGKRLGCYFCNDVVAPIDSTSNRTLDQQCTVTRPGLAPIASALAVELLVGILHHPHGIFAEGEVVNSSNSGSSEQPLGILPHQIRGSLAQFSQMTLAGHSSDSCTACCGTVVSEYRKRGMEFILQAINHPTYLEDLTGLTELMKSASKFELDWDDGTDEDDDDLVEV
- the LOC126624488 gene encoding transcription factor bHLH30-like is translated as MDFYGFNSKSSFNPSLFDPFKHGASGFGWALQGGAAAALPHSLVLDSEKGELVKAPARVGKKGVSEAKALAALKNHSEAERRRRERINAHLSTLRGLVPCTEKMDKAALLAAVISQVKELKKDALESSKGFLIPVDDDEVKVEPYVIGAGDGTISVKASVCCEYRSEHLSDLREALDSLHLKMVKAEIATLGNRVKNVFVLTSFKKDSNDANTEAYELLASSVHQVLSSVLDKASPSPEYSPRTTLPSKRRRLSYFDKIDTSSSSS
- the LOC126624478 gene encoding ubiquitin-like modifier-activating enzyme atg7 isoform X2, whose amino-acid sequence is MEGGSGKSILQFAPFQSSVDEGFWHRLCSLKLNKFGVDDSPVPITGFYAPCSHSQVSNHLTLMAESLPSDSSEESSVQAVSRGNRNRCSVPGIIYNTNTVEGFHALDKQGLLKAEAQKIWEDVRSGKALEDSSVLSRFLLISFADLKKWSFHYWFAFPALVLEPPATLVNLRPASQCFSSEEAESVSAAFNEWRNSYLTADVPFFLVHIDSNSHATIKHLKDWETSQSADDGHKLLFGFYDPCHLPNHPGWPLRNLLALVGSRWDLKSVHFLCYRESRGFADLGLSLVGEAMITIPPGWRNHGHVLNAVGWELNKGRKVPRIISLAKSMDPTRLAISAADLNLKLMRWRALPSLNLNSLSSLKCLLLGAGTLGCQVARMLMAWGVRNITLVDNGRVAMSNPLRQSLYTLDDCLNGGEYKATAAVNSLKRIFPAVEAEGVIMAIPMPGHPVPSQEEQSVLDDCRRLDDLIDSHNVVFLLTDTRESRWLPSLLCANTNKITITAALGFDSFLVMRHGAGPCSSSHDSKTEAENSLSADMSNLGLTNGNGGKRLGCYFCNDVVAPIDSTSNRTLDQQCTVTRPGLAPIASALAVELLVGILHHPHGIFAEGEVVNSSNSGSSEQPLGILPHQIRGSLAQFSQMTLAGHSSDSCTACCGNIWRT